One stretch of Diorhabda carinulata isolate Delta chromosome 5, icDioCari1.1, whole genome shotgun sequence DNA includes these proteins:
- the LOC130894530 gene encoding piggyBac transposable element-derived protein 3-like has product MDDSSHGIVLLQIVSGLVLSPPISRHRLHEFIRGKPVRFGYKDWMLCSSDGFCYSFDTYCGAKPSSVQAPTKIKTSLPLGSRVVLVFAKIIDAPSDHVLFFDNYFASHDLLNALRKIGIRATGTVHDNRTKKCPLVPVKTIKKKRRPWNDNSAVTMATNYDSVEPLAQIKRWSSKRKEKMPVPQPQLFKNYNYRMGGVDLLDQGVNNYRIAIHG; this is encoded by the exons ATGGATGATTCCTCTCATGGTATAGTTCTTTTGCAGATAGTTTCAGGTCTTGTCCTTAGTCCACCAATATCTCGTCATCGGTTAC ACGAATTTATAAGAGGTAAACCTGTTCGTTTCGGATACAAGGACTGGATGTTGTGTAGCTCGGATGGATTTTGTTATTCATTCGATACCTATTGTGGAGCTAAACCGTCATCTGTTCAAGCACcaactaaaattaaaacttcGCTTCCACTAGGTTCACGAGTGGTCCTTGTTTTTGCGAAAATAATTGATGCCCCAAGTGATCATGTCCTATTTTTCGACAATTATTTTGCAAGCCATGATCTTTTAAATGCACTTAGAAAGATTGGAATACGAGCTACTGGAACTGTACATGACAATCGTACAAAGAAATGTCCTCTTGTACCCGtcaagacaataaaaaaaaagagaagacC ATGGAATGATAATAGTGCAGTAACGATGGCTACAAACTATGATTCAGTCGAACCTTTAGCACAAATAAAGAGATGGTCTTCGAAAAGGAAGGAGAAAATGCCAGTGCCTCAACCGcaactttttaaaaactacAACTACCGCATGGGCGGTGTTGATCTGTTGGACCAAGGAGTCAATAATTACAGAATTGCAATCCACGGTTAA